Proteins encoded in a region of the Mucilaginibacter sabulilitoris genome:
- a CDS encoding NAD(P)-dependent oxidoreductase, with the protein MELEQKSEPFRLLIIGANGGIGKQCVITALEAGHYVTAVLRTPANLSIIHDHLEIVQGDIMHPDALEKHIQNQDVVISAIGTRGGFFSDKPTTLYSQGNMNILQGMEKEGVKRAFFISASAIEISPVLPWFVRFVEKYIVQKLLKHMYADLTEMEKQVRRSNGSWTIIRPPQLTDGPQTGNYRIAINSFLKNCLKVSRADVAHFIINNILNTDTYKGIVEIGY; encoded by the coding sequence ATGGAACTTGAACAAAAATCGGAGCCTTTCAGGCTGTTAATTATAGGAGCAAACGGAGGAATAGGCAAACAATGTGTAATAACGGCGTTAGAGGCCGGGCATTATGTAACCGCGGTACTGCGTACCCCGGCAAATTTAAGCATAATACATGATCACCTTGAAATTGTGCAGGGCGATATTATGCATCCGGATGCGCTTGAAAAACATATTCAAAACCAAGATGTCGTAATATCAGCAATCGGTACAAGGGGTGGTTTTTTTAGTGATAAGCCAACCACACTTTATTCACAGGGTAATATGAACATTTTACAGGGAATGGAAAAAGAAGGTGTAAAGCGAGCTTTTTTTATTTCCGCATCGGCCATTGAAATAAGTCCGGTGCTTCCTTGGTTTGTCAGGTTTGTTGAAAAATATATAGTGCAAAAACTGTTGAAGCACATGTATGCCGATTTAACGGAAATGGAAAAACAGGTAAGGAGAAGTAACGGTAGCTGGACCATCATTCGGCCACCGCAACTAACTGATGGGCCACAAACAGGCAATTACCGCATTGCGATAAACAGCTTTCTGAAAAACTGTTTAAAAGTTTCCAGGGCTGATGTAGCTCACTTTATCATTAATAATATACTTAATACAGATACTTATAAGGGTATTGTCGAAATTGGATATTAA